The following coding sequences lie in one Pseudomonas monsensis genomic window:
- the tuf gene encoding elongation factor Tu, producing MAKEKFDRSLPHVNVGTIGHVDHGKTTLTAALTRVCSEVFGSAVVEFDKIDSAPEEKARGITINTAHVEYNSLIRHYAHVDCPGHADYVKNMITGAAQMDGAILVCSAADGPMPQTREHILLSRQVGVPYIVVFLNKADLVDDAELLELVEMEVRDLLSTYDFPGDDTPIIIGSARMALEGKDDNEMGTTAVKRLVETLDSYIPEPVRMIDKPFLMPIEDVFSISGRGTVVTGRIERGIVRVQDALEIVGLRDTTTTTCTGVEMFRKLLDEGRAGENCGVLLRGTKRDDVERGQVLVKPGSVKPHTKFTAEVYVLSKEEGGRHTPFFKGYRPQFYFRTTDVTGNCELPEGVEMVMPGDNIQMTVTLIKTIAMEDGLRFAIREGGRTVGAGVVAKIIE from the coding sequence ATGGCTAAGGAAAAATTTGATCGTTCCCTGCCCCACGTCAACGTAGGGACCATTGGTCACGTTGACCACGGTAAAACCACTCTGACCGCTGCTCTGACTCGCGTCTGCTCCGAAGTTTTCGGTTCGGCCGTAGTTGAATTCGACAAGATCGACAGCGCTCCAGAAGAAAAAGCTCGCGGTATCACCATCAACACCGCGCACGTTGAGTACAACTCGCTGATCCGTCACTACGCTCACGTTGACTGCCCAGGTCACGCTGACTATGTGAAGAACATGATCACCGGTGCTGCTCAAATGGACGGCGCTATCCTGGTTTGCTCGGCCGCTGATGGTCCGATGCCACAAACCCGTGAGCACATCCTGCTGTCCCGTCAGGTAGGCGTTCCGTACATCGTGGTTTTCCTGAACAAGGCTGACCTGGTAGACGACGCTGAGCTGCTGGAGCTGGTTGAGATGGAAGTTCGCGACCTGCTGTCCACCTACGACTTCCCGGGCGATGACACTCCAATCATCATCGGTTCGGCTCGTATGGCGCTGGAAGGCAAAGACGACAACGAAATGGGCACCACTGCCGTCAAGAGGCTGGTTGAAACTCTGGACAGCTACATCCCAGAACCAGTTCGTATGATCGACAAGCCATTCCTGATGCCAATCGAAGACGTATTCTCGATCTCGGGTCGCGGTACTGTTGTGACTGGTCGTATCGAGCGCGGTATCGTTCGCGTTCAAGATGCACTGGAAATCGTTGGTCTGCGTGACACCACCACCACCACCTGCACCGGTGTTGAGATGTTCCGCAAGCTGCTCGACGAAGGTCGTGCTGGCGAGAACTGCGGCGTTCTGCTGCGTGGTACCAAGCGTGATGACGTTGAGCGTGGTCAGGTTCTGGTTAAGCCAGGTTCGGTTAAGCCGCACACCAAGTTCACCGCAGAAGTTTACGTTCTGAGCAAGGAAGAAGGCGGTCGTCACACTCCGTTCTTCAAAGGCTACCGTCCACAGTTCTACTTCCGTACTACTGACGTGACTGGTAACTGCGAGCTGCCAGAAGGCGTTGAAATGGTAATGCCAGGTGACAACATTCAGATGACTGTTACCCTGATCAAAACCATCGCGATGGAAGACGGTCTGCGTTTCGCTATCCGTGAAGGCGGTCGTACCGTCGGCGCTGGCGTCGTAGCCAAAATCATCGAATAA
- the rplA gene encoding 50S ribosomal protein L1 — MAKLTKRQKAIAGKIEAGKAYNIVDAAALLAELSTVKFSESFDVAVNLGVDPRKSDQVVRSATVLPHGTGKTVRVAVFTQGPAAEAALAAGADRVGMDDLAAEMKGGDLNYDVVIASPDAMRVVGQLGQILGPRGLMPNPKVGTVTPDVANAVKNAKAGQVRYRTDKNGIIHTSVGKIGFDAVKLKENVEALIADLKRIKPASSKGIYVKRVTLSTTMGPGLVIDQSSLDA; from the coding sequence ATGGCTAAGCTGACCAAGCGTCAAAAGGCTATCGCCGGCAAAATCGAAGCAGGCAAGGCCTACAACATTGTAGACGCTGCTGCTCTGCTGGCTGAGCTGTCGACTGTCAAGTTCAGCGAGTCGTTCGACGTTGCTGTAAACCTGGGTGTAGACCCACGTAAATCCGACCAGGTTGTTCGTAGCGCTACTGTGCTGCCACACGGCACTGGCAAGACCGTTCGCGTAGCCGTGTTCACCCAGGGTCCAGCTGCCGAGGCCGCTCTGGCTGCCGGCGCTGACCGTGTAGGTATGGACGATCTGGCTGCCGAAATGAAAGGCGGCGACCTGAACTATGACGTAGTGATTGCATCCCCGGATGCCATGCGCGTTGTAGGTCAACTGGGTCAGATCCTCGGTCCACGTGGCCTGATGCCTAACCCGAAAGTCGGCACCGTAACTCCAGACGTGGCTAACGCGGTTAAAAACGCCAAGGCTGGTCAGGTTCGTTATCGCACCGACAAAAACGGCATCATCCACACTTCCGTTGGCAAGATCGGCTTCGATGCCGTCAAGCTGAAGGAAAACGTTGAAGCCCTGATCGCTGATCTGAAGCGTATCAAGCCAGCTTCCTCGAAAGGCATTTACGTCAAGCGCGTTACCCTGAGCACCACCATGGGCCCAGGTCTGGTTATCGACCAAAGCTCGCTCGACGCGTAA
- the secE gene encoding preprotein translocase subunit SecE, which produces MTPKAEAQGSRFDLLKWLVVVALVVVGVVGNQYYAASPILYRVLALLVIAAVAAFVGLQTAKGKSFFVLVKEARTEIRKVVWPTRQETTQTTLIVVAVVLVMALLLWGLDSLLGWLVSLIVG; this is translated from the coding sequence ATGACTCCTAAGGCTGAAGCTCAAGGCTCTCGCTTCGATCTGCTCAAGTGGCTTGTAGTAGTCGCTTTGGTGGTTGTTGGCGTTGTTGGCAATCAGTATTACGCTGCTTCGCCGATCCTGTACCGTGTACTTGCTTTGCTTGTCATTGCTGCTGTAGCTGCCTTTGTAGGCCTGCAGACTGCTAAGGGCAAGTCTTTCTTTGTACTGGTTAAGGAAGCTCGCACCGAGATTCGTAAAGTCGTGTGGCCAACTCGCCAAGAAACCACGCAGACCACGCTGATTGTCGTGGCTGTTGTTCTGGTTATGGCGTTGCTGTTGTGGGGGCTTGATTCCCTGCTCGGTTGGCTTGTTTCCTTGATTGTCGGCTAA
- the rplK gene encoding 50S ribosomal protein L11, whose product MAKKITAYIKLQVKAAQANPSPPVGPALGQHGVNIMEFCKAFNARTQGLEAGLPTPVIITVYSDRSFTFETKSTPASVLLKKAAGLTSGSARPNTVKVGTVTRAQLEEIAKTKNADLTAADMDAAVRTIAGSARSMGLNVEGV is encoded by the coding sequence ATGGCCAAGAAGATTACCGCTTACATCAAGCTGCAAGTGAAGGCCGCTCAGGCTAACCCAAGTCCACCTGTTGGTCCTGCTCTGGGTCAGCACGGCGTGAACATCATGGAATTCTGCAAGGCCTTCAACGCCCGTACTCAGGGTCTTGAAGCAGGTCTGCCGACTCCAGTGATCATCACTGTCTACAGCGACCGTAGCTTCACTTTCGAAACCAAATCCACCCCTGCTTCGGTTCTGCTGAAGAAGGCGGCCGGTCTGACCAGCGGTTCCGCTCGTCCGAACACCGTTAAGGTCGGCACTGTTACCCGTGCTCAGCTGGAAGAAATCGCGAAAACCAAAAACGCGGATCTGACTGCAGCTGATATGGATGCAGCCGTGCGTACTATCGCCGGTTCTGCTCGTAGCATGGGCCTTAACGTGGAGGGTGTGTAA
- the nusG gene encoding transcription termination/antitermination protein NusG, with translation MAKRWYVVHAYSGYEKHVMRSLIERVKLAGMEDGFGEILVPTEEVVEMRNGQKRKSERKFFPGYVLVQMDMNEGTWHLVKDTPRVMGFIGGTADKPAPITDKEAEAILRRVADGSDKPKPKTLFEPGETVRVNDGPFADFNGVVEEVNYEKSRIQVAVLIFGRSTPVELEFSQVEKV, from the coding sequence GTGGCTAAGCGTTGGTATGTTGTGCATGCTTACTCGGGTTACGAGAAGCATGTGATGCGCTCGCTGATCGAGCGCGTAAAGCTGGCTGGCATGGAAGATGGCTTCGGCGAGATTCTGGTTCCCACTGAAGAAGTGGTTGAGATGCGCAATGGCCAGAAGCGCAAAAGCGAGCGAAAGTTCTTTCCAGGCTACGTGCTGGTTCAGATGGATATGAATGAGGGTACTTGGCACTTGGTCAAGGACACTCCTCGCGTGATGGGTTTTATCGGCGGTACTGCTGATAAGCCAGCGCCTATTACGGATAAAGAGGCAGAAGCAATTCTGCGTCGCGTTGCTGATGGTAGCGACAAGCCTAAGCCGAAGACGTTGTTCGAGCCAGGTGAGACGGTACGTGTCAACGACGGTCCATTCGCCGATTTCAACGGCGTCGTTGAAGAAGTTAACTACGAAAAGAGCCGGATCCAAGTGGCGGTGCTCATTTTCGGTCGCTCTACTCCGGTGGAGCTGGAGTTCAGTCAGGTCGAAAAGGTCTAA
- a CDS encoding pantothenate kinase, with the protein MILELDCGNSFIKWRVLKAKAVALMAEGVVDSDQALLESLRGLDGLALSNCRLVSVRTVEETVALTAMLEREFGVTVVCAKSAREMSGVKNGYEDYERLGLDRWLAMLGGFHLANGACLVLDFGTAVTADFIAADGEHLGGFICPGMPLMRNQLRTHTRKIRYGDLAAERALASQAPGRTTVEAVERGCSLMLKGFVLTQLEMARAYWGQDFTVFITGGDAELVAGAAPDARIVPDLVFVGLAMACPFS; encoded by the coding sequence ATGATTCTTGAGCTCGACTGCGGCAACAGCTTTATTAAATGGCGAGTGCTGAAGGCCAAGGCGGTAGCCTTGATGGCAGAGGGTGTGGTCGATTCAGATCAGGCGCTGTTGGAAAGCCTTCGAGGCCTGGATGGACTTGCATTAAGTAACTGCCGTTTGGTGAGTGTGCGTACTGTTGAGGAAACTGTTGCGCTAACCGCGATGCTTGAGCGGGAGTTCGGCGTAACGGTCGTCTGTGCGAAATCTGCTAGAGAGATGTCTGGCGTAAAAAATGGATACGAGGATTACGAGCGACTGGGGCTGGATCGTTGGCTTGCAATGCTTGGTGGCTTTCATCTGGCGAATGGCGCGTGCCTGGTTCTGGATTTTGGCACTGCGGTCACTGCGGATTTTATTGCTGCAGACGGTGAGCATCTTGGTGGCTTCATTTGTCCCGGTATGCCGTTGATGCGTAATCAGCTGCGAACCCATACCAGGAAAATTCGATATGGGGATCTGGCTGCCGAGCGTGCCTTGGCCAGCCAGGCTCCAGGCCGTACCACGGTCGAGGCTGTAGAGCGCGGATGTTCGCTGATGTTGAAGGGGTTTGTGCTCACTCAGTTGGAGATGGCGCGAGCCTATTGGGGGCAGGACTTCACTGTTTTTATCACTGGTGGAGATGCCGAACTGGTTGCAGGCGCTGCGCCTGATGCTCGAATCGTTCCCGATCTGGTGTTTGTGGGCTTGGCTATGGCGTGTCCTTTTTCCTGA
- the rpoB gene encoding DNA-directed RNA polymerase subunit beta translates to MAYSYTEKKRIRKDFSKLPDVMDVPYLLAIQLDSYREFLQAGATKDQFRDVGLHAAFKSVFPIISYSGNAALEYVGYRLGEPAFDVKECVLRGVTFAVPLRVKVRLIIFDKESSNKAIKDIKEQEVYMGEIPLMTENGTFVINGTERVIVSQLHRSPGVFFDHDRGKTHSSGKLLYSARIIPYRGSWLDFEFDPKDCVFVRIDRRRKLPASVLLRALGYTTEEVLDAFYTTNVFHVKGEGLSLELVPQRLRGEVAVLDIQDDKGKVIVEQGRRITARHINQLEKAGIKELDVPLDYVLGRTTAKVIVHPATGEILAECNTELSTEVLAKIAKAGVVRIETLYTNDIDCGPFVSDTLKIDSTSNQLEALVEIYRMMRPGEPPTKDAAETLFNNLFFSPERYDLSAVGRMKFNRRIGRTEIEGSGVLCKEDIVAVLKTLVDIRNGKGIVDDIDHLGNRRVRCVGEMAENQFRVGLVRVERAVKERLSMAESEGLMPQDLINAKPVAAAVKEFFGSSQLSQFMDQNNPLSEITHKRRVSALGPGGLTRERAGFEVRDVHPTHYGRVCPIETPEGPNIGLINSLAAYARTNQYGFLESPYRVVKEGVVTDEIVFLSAIEEADHVIAQASATMNDQKVLIDELVAVRHLNEFTVKAPEDVTLMDVSPKQVVSVAASLIPFLEHDDANRALMGSNMQRQAVPTLRADKPLVGTGMERNVARDSGVCVVARRGGVIDSVDASRIVVRVADDEVETGEAGVDIYNLTKYTRSNQNTCINQRPLVSKGDRVQRSDIMADGPSTDMGELALGQNMRIAFMAWNGFNFEDSICLSERVVQEDRFTTIHIQELTCVARDTKLGPEEITADIPNVGEAALNKLDEAGIVYVGAEVGAGDILVGKVTPKGETQLTPEEKLLRAIFGEKASDVKDTSLRVPTGTKGTVIDVQVFTRDGVERDARALSIEKSQLDEIRKDLNEEFRIVEGATFERLRSALVGHKAEGGAGLKKGQDITDEVLDGLEHGQWFKLRMAEDALNEQLEKAQAYIVDRRRLLDDKFEDKKRKLQQGDDLAPGVLKIVKVYLAIRRRIQPGDKMAGRHGNKGVVSVIMPVEDMPHDANGTPVDVVLNPLGVPSRMNVGQILETHLGLAAKGLGEKINRMVEEQRKVAELRTFLDEIYNQIGGRNEDLDSFSDQEILDLAKNLRGGVPMATPVFDGAKESEIKAMLKLADLPESGQMQLTDGRTGNKFERPVTVGYMYMLKLNHLVDDKMHARSTGSYSLVTQQPLGGKAQFGGQRFGEMEVWALEAYGAAYTLQEMLTVKSDDVNGRTKMYKNIVDGDHRMEPGMPESFNVLIKEIRSLGIDIDLETE, encoded by the coding sequence ATGGCTTACTCATATACTGAGAAAAAACGTATCCGCAAGGACTTTAGCAAGTTGCCGGACGTCATGGATGTGCCGTACCTCCTGGCCATCCAGCTGGATTCGTATCGTGAATTCTTGCAAGCGGGAGCGACTAAAGATCAGTTCCGCGACGTGGGCCTGCATGCGGCCTTCAAATCCGTTTTCCCGATCATCAGCTACTCCGGCAATGCTGCGCTGGAGTACGTCGGTTATCGCCTGGGCGAACCGGCATTTGATGTCAAAGAATGCGTATTGCGCGGTGTAACTTTCGCCGTACCTTTGCGGGTAAAAGTGCGCCTGATCATTTTCGACAAAGAATCGTCGAACAAAGCGATCAAGGACATCAAAGAGCAAGAAGTCTACATGGGCGAAATCCCATTGATGACTGAGAACGGTACCTTCGTAATCAACGGTACCGAGCGTGTTATCGTTTCCCAGCTGCACCGTTCCCCGGGCGTGTTCTTCGACCACGACCGCGGCAAGACGCACAGCTCCGGCAAACTGTTGTACTCCGCTCGCATCATTCCTTACCGCGGTTCGTGGCTGGACTTCGAGTTCGACCCGAAAGACTGCGTGTTCGTGCGTATCGACCGTCGTCGCAAGCTGCCGGCCTCGGTACTGCTGCGCGCGCTCGGTTACACCACCGAAGAAGTGCTGGACGCGTTCTACACCACCAACGTATTCCACGTTAAAGGCGAAGGCCTGAGCCTGGAACTGGTGCCTCAGCGCCTGCGCGGTGAAGTCGCTGTCCTCGACATTCAGGACGACAAAGGCAAGGTGATTGTTGAGCAGGGCCGTCGTATTACTGCCCGCCACATCAACCAGCTGGAAAAAGCCGGGATCAAAGAGCTGGATGTGCCTCTGGACTACGTCCTGGGTCGCACGACCGCCAAGGTCATCGTGCATCCGGCTACCGGCGAAATCCTGGCAGAGTGCAACACCGAGCTGTCGACCGAAGTCCTGGCGAAAATTGCCAAGGCGGGTGTCGTTCGCATCGAAACTCTGTACACCAACGACATCGACTGCGGTCCGTTCGTCTCCGACACGCTGAAGATCGACTCCACCAGCAACCAATTGGAAGCGCTGGTCGAGATCTATCGCATGATGCGTCCAGGCGAGCCGCCAACCAAGGACGCTGCCGAAACCCTGTTCAACAACCTGTTCTTCAGCCCTGAGCGCTATGACCTGTCTGCGGTCGGCCGGATGAAGTTCAACCGTCGTATCGGTCGCACCGAGATCGAAGGTTCGGGCGTGCTGTGCAAGGAAGACATCGTCGCGGTACTGAAGACTCTGGTCGACATCCGTAACGGTAAAGGCATCGTCGACGACATCGATCACCTGGGTAACCGTCGCGTTCGTTGCGTCGGCGAGATGGCCGAGAACCAGTTCCGCGTTGGCCTGGTGCGTGTTGAGCGTGCGGTCAAAGAGCGTCTGTCGATGGCAGAAAGCGAAGGCCTGATGCCGCAAGACCTGATCAACGCCAAGCCAGTGGCTGCGGCGGTGAAAGAGTTCTTCGGTTCCAGCCAGCTGTCGCAGTTCATGGACCAGAACAACCCGCTGTCCGAGATCACCCACAAGCGTCGTGTTTCTGCACTCGGCCCTGGTGGTCTGACTCGTGAGCGCGCAGGCTTTGAAGTTCGTGACGTACACCCGACTCACTACGGCCGTGTATGCCCGATCGAAACGCCGGAAGGTCCGAACATCGGTCTGATCAACTCCCTGGCGGCTTACGCTCGCACCAACCAGTACGGCTTCCTGGAAAGCCCGTACCGCGTGGTGAAAGAGGGTGTGGTCACCGACGAGATCGTGTTCCTGTCCGCCATTGAAGAAGCCGATCACGTGATCGCGCAGGCTTCGGCGACCATGAACGACCAGAAAGTCCTGATCGACGAACTGGTAGCCGTACGTCACCTGAACGAATTCACCGTCAAGGCGCCGGAAGACGTCACTTTGATGGACGTTTCGCCGAAGCAGGTAGTTTCGGTCGCAGCGTCGCTGATTCCGTTCCTCGAGCACGACGACGCCAACCGTGCGTTGATGGGTTCGAACATGCAGCGTCAAGCTGTACCAACCCTGCGCGCTGACAAGCCGCTGGTAGGTACCGGCATGGAGCGTAACGTAGCCCGTGACTCCGGCGTTTGCGTCGTGGCTCGTCGTGGCGGCGTGATCGATTCCGTCGACGCCAGCCGTATCGTGGTTCGTGTTGCTGATGACGAAGTCGAAACCGGTGAAGCGGGTGTCGACATCTACAACCTGACCAAATACACCCGCTCGAACCAGAACACCTGCATCAACCAGCGTCCGCTGGTGAGCAAGGGTGATCGCGTTCAGCGTAGCGACATCATGGCCGACGGCCCGTCCACCGACATGGGTGAACTGGCGCTGGGTCAGAACATGCGCATCGCGTTCATGGCATGGAACGGCTTCAACTTCGAAGACTCCATCTGCCTGTCCGAGCGTGTTGTTCAGGAGGACCGTTTCACCACGATCCACATTCAGGAACTGACCTGTGTGGCCCGTGACACCAAGCTTGGCCCAGAGGAAATCACTGCGGACATCCCGAACGTGGGTGAAGCTGCACTGAACAAGCTGGACGAAGCCGGTATCGTTTACGTAGGTGCTGAAGTAGGCGCAGGCGACATCCTGGTGGGCAAGGTCACTCCGAAAGGCGAGACCCAGCTGACTCCGGAAGAAAAACTGCTGCGTGCGATCTTCGGTGAAAAAGCCAGCGACGTTAAAGACACCTCCCTGCGCGTGCCTACCGGCACCAAAGGTACTGTCATCGACGTACAGGTCTTCACCCGTGACGGCGTTGAGCGTGATGCTCGTGCACTGTCGATCGAGAAGTCCCAGCTGGACGAGATCCGCAAGGATCTGAACGAAGAGTTCCGTATCGTTGAAGGCGCGACCTTCGAACGTCTGCGCTCCGCTCTGGTAGGCCACAAGGCTGAAGGCGGCGCCGGTCTGAAGAAGGGTCAGGACATCACCGACGAAGTACTCGACGGTCTTGAGCATGGTCAGTGGTTCAAACTGCGCATGGCTGAAGATGCTCTGAACGAGCAGCTCGAGAAGGCTCAGGCCTACATCGTTGATCGCCGCCGTCTGCTCGACGACAAGTTCGAAGACAAGAAGCGCAAACTGCAGCAGGGCGATGACCTGGCTCCAGGCGTGCTGAAAATCGTCAAGGTTTACCTGGCAATCCGTCGTCGCATCCAGCCGGGCGACAAGATGGCCGGTCGTCACGGTAACAAAGGTGTGGTCTCCGTGATCATGCCGGTTGAAGACATGCCGCACGATGCCAATGGCACCCCGGTCGACGTCGTCCTCAACCCGCTGGGCGTACCTTCGCGTATGAACGTTGGTCAGATCCTTGAAACCCACCTGGGCCTCGCAGCCAAAGGTCTGGGCGAGAAGATCAACCGGATGGTCGAAGAGCAGCGTAAAGTCGCTGAGCTGCGTACCTTCCTGGACGAGATCTACAACCAGATCGGCGGTCGTAACGAAGATCTGGACAGCTTCTCCGATCAGGAAATCCTGGATCTGGCGAAGAACCTGCGTGGCGGTGTTCCAATGGCCACCCCAGTGTTCGACGGCGCCAAGGAAAGCGAAATCAAGGCCATGCTGAAACTGGCAGACCTGCCGGAAAGCGGCCAGATGCAGCTGACTGACGGCCGTACCGGCAACAAGTTTGAGCGTCCAGTTACCGTTGGCTACATGTACATGCTGAAGCTGAACCACTTGGTAGACGACAAGATGCACGCGCGTTCTACCGGTTCGTACAGCCTGGTTACCCAGCAGCCGCTGGGTGGTAAGGCGCAGTTCGGTGGTCAGCGTTTCGGGGAGATGGAGGTCTGGGCACTGGAAGCATACGGTGCTGCTTACACTCTGCAAGAAATGCTCACAGTGAAGTCGGACGATGTGAACGGCCGTACCAAGATGTACAAAAACATCGTGGATGGCGATCACCGTATGGAGCCGGGCATGCCCGAGTCCTTCAACGTGTTGATCAAGGAAATTCGTTCCCTCGGCATCGATATCGATCTGGAAACCGAATAA
- the rplJ gene encoding 50S ribosomal protein L10, which yields MAINLEDKKAIVAEVNEAAKVALSAVVVDARGVTVGAMTGLRKEAREAGVYVRVVRNTLLKRAVADTEYSVLNDVFTGPTLIAFSNEHPGAAARIFKEFAKGQDKFEIKAAAFEGKFLAANQIDVLATLPTRDEAISQLMSVIQGATSKLARTLAAIRDQKEAAAA from the coding sequence GTGGCAATTAATCTCGAAGACAAGAAGGCCATCGTCGCTGAAGTCAACGAGGCTGCCAAAGTCGCTCTGTCCGCTGTCGTGGTTGATGCCCGTGGCGTAACAGTAGGCGCAATGACCGGACTCCGTAAAGAGGCTCGTGAAGCTGGCGTTTACGTACGTGTTGTACGTAACACCCTGCTCAAGCGCGCTGTTGCTGACACTGAATACAGTGTCCTCAACGACGTGTTCACCGGCCCGACCCTGATTGCATTCTCGAACGAACATCCGGGCGCTGCTGCCCGTATCTTCAAAGAGTTTGCCAAGGGTCAGGACAAGTTCGAGATCAAGGCAGCTGCGTTCGAGGGCAAGTTCCTCGCAGCTAATCAGATCGACGTACTGGCAACTCTGCCGACCCGTGACGAAGCAATTTCTCAGCTGATGAGCGTGATTCAAGGCGCTACCAGCAAATTGGCTCGTACTCTGGCGGCAATTCGCGACCAGAAAGAAGCTGCCGCAGCCTAA
- the birA gene encoding bifunctional biotin--[acetyl-CoA-carboxylase] ligase/biotin operon repressor BirA — protein MLTLLNLLKDGRFHSGQDLGEALGISRSAVWKQLQHLEAELGLSIHKVRGRGYQLATPLMLLDPLGMAGMSPSWPVTVFDSIDSTNAQALRAIGQGQVAPFLVVAERQIAGRGRRGRKWVSPFAENLYYSLVLRIDGGMRQLEGLSLVVGLAVMQTLRKLGVADVGLKWPNDVLVDSKKIAGILLELVGDPADVCHVVLGIGINVNMQAADEVDQQWTSMRLESGKSFDRNALVVELSNQLQAYIQRHQVGGFSVLQAEWEENHLWQGRMVSLIAGVNQIDGVVLGIDNQGALRLKVNGMEKVFSGGELSLRLRDDS, from the coding sequence ATGCTGACGTTGTTGAACCTTCTGAAGGATGGCCGATTCCATTCTGGTCAGGACTTGGGCGAGGCCCTGGGAATTAGTCGAAGTGCGGTGTGGAAGCAGCTTCAGCATCTTGAGGCGGAGCTTGGGCTGTCCATTCATAAGGTTCGGGGGCGAGGCTATCAGTTGGCTACCCCCTTGATGTTGCTGGATCCCCTTGGCATGGCAGGAATGTCGCCAAGCTGGCCAGTAACGGTTTTTGACTCCATTGACTCTACTAATGCCCAGGCGCTGCGGGCCATTGGGCAAGGTCAGGTTGCACCATTTTTGGTAGTCGCGGAGCGGCAGATTGCCGGTCGAGGGCGTAGGGGGCGTAAATGGGTAAGTCCCTTTGCCGAGAATCTCTATTACAGCCTTGTACTGCGCATTGATGGTGGTATGCGTCAGCTTGAGGGGCTGAGCCTGGTCGTTGGGCTCGCGGTTATGCAAACCCTCAGAAAGCTGGGAGTGGCTGACGTGGGACTGAAATGGCCGAATGATGTTCTCGTCGACAGTAAAAAAATCGCCGGGATATTGCTCGAGCTCGTCGGAGATCCGGCAGATGTATGTCATGTAGTGCTAGGGATCGGCATTAACGTGAATATGCAGGCGGCTGATGAGGTTGATCAGCAATGGACCTCGATGAGGTTGGAGTCAGGTAAAAGCTTTGATCGAAATGCGCTGGTCGTCGAGTTGAGTAACCAATTACAGGCATACATACAGCGTCACCAGGTCGGTGGTTTTTCTGTTCTTCAGGCTGAGTGGGAAGAGAACCATCTTTGGCAGGGGCGGATGGTTTCCCTGATAGCGGGTGTCAATCAGATAGATGGCGTAGTGCTTGGCATCGATAACCAGGGCGCGCTGCGATTGAAGGTGAATGGCATGGAAAAAGTCTTTAGTGGCGGCGAGCTTAGCCTGAGGTTGCGTGATGATTCTTGA
- the rplL gene encoding 50S ribosomal protein L7/L12 — MSLTNEQIIEAIGQKSVVEIVELIKAMEETFGVTAAAASAGPAVAAAAVEEQTEFNVVLLEAGEKKVNVIKAVRELTGLGLKEAKEKVDGAPQVVAEGVSKEAAEDAKKKLEEAGAKVELK; from the coding sequence ATGTCTCTGACTAACGAACAAATCATCGAAGCAATCGGCCAGAAATCCGTAGTGGAAATCGTTGAGCTGATCAAAGCGATGGAAGAAACCTTCGGTGTTACCGCTGCTGCTGCTTCGGCTGGCCCAGCTGTAGCTGCTGCTGCTGTTGAAGAGCAAACCGAGTTCAACGTTGTTCTGCTGGAAGCTGGCGAGAAGAAGGTTAACGTGATCAAGGCAGTTCGTGAACTGACCGGTCTGGGCCTGAAAGAAGCCAAAGAGAAAGTAGACGGCGCTCCTCAGGTTGTAGCTGAAGGCGTTTCGAAAGAAGCTGCTGAAGACGCTAAGAAGAAGCTGGAAGAAGCAGGCGCTAAAGTCGAACTGAAATAA